The following coding sequences lie in one Nycticebus coucang isolate mNycCou1 chromosome 18, mNycCou1.pri, whole genome shotgun sequence genomic window:
- the DHX58 gene encoding ATP-dependent RNA helicase DHX58 isoform X2, protein MELRPYQWEVIMPALEGKNIIIWLPTGAGKTRAAAYVAKRHLETVDRAKVVVLVNRVHLVTQHGEEFSRMLDGRWTMVTLSGDMGSRAGFGHLARSHDLLICTAELLQMAMTSPEEEEHVELTAFSLLVVDECHHTHKDTVYNVILNRYLEHKLQRAPSLPQVLGLTASPGTGGASKLDGAKNHILQLCANLDTWRIMSPQSPCSLLHEYNQQPCKQYDLCHRRSQDPFGDLLKKLMDQVHDRLGMPHLSRDFGMQTYEQQVVDLSRDAAEDGLQERRVYALHLRRYNDALLIHDTVRAVDSLATLQDFYDRERTTKTQVLYAERWLLALFNDNKNELAHLATHGPENPKLKVLERILKEQFGKPDSPQGIIFTRTRQSAHSLLLWLQQQPGLQMVDIRAQLLIGAGNSSQRTHMTQRNQQEVIQKFRAGILNLLVATSVAEEGLDIPQCNVVARGRARAGQSVYSFVAAEGSRELRRELTNEELETLMEQAVAAVQKMDQAEYQAKIQELQRAALTKRAAQAAQREARRQQFPAEHVQLLCINCMVAVGYGSDLRKVEGAHHVNVNPNFSIYYTVSQEPVVIDRVFKDWKPGGAIHCRNCGEDWGLQMIYKTEKLPVLRVRSMLLHTPNGRIQAKKWSRVPFPVPDFNFLQYCAQNLSDLSLH, encoded by the exons ATGGAGCTGCGACCCTACCAGTGGGAGGTAATCATGCCTGCCCTGGAGGGCAAGAATATCATCATATGGCTGCCCACGGGTGCTGGAAAGACCCGGGCAGCTGCTTACGTGGCCAAGAGGCATCTAGAGACTGTGGACAGAGCTAAGGTGGTTGTGTTGGTAAACAGG GTGCACCTGGTGACCCAGCATGGCGAAGAGTTCAGCCGCATGTTGGACGGACGCTGGACGATGGTAACCCTCAGTGGAGATATGGGGTCACGTGCTGGCTTTGGCCACCTGGCCCGGAGCCATGACCTGCTCATCTGCACAGCTGAGCTGCTGCAGATGGCAATGACCAGCCCTGAGGAGGAGGAGCACGTGGAGCTCACGG CTTTCTCCCTGCTCGTGGTAGATGAGTGTCACCACACTCATAAGGACACTGTCTATAATGTCATCCTGAACCGGTACCTAGAGCACAAACTCCAGAGGGCACCATCCCTACCTCAAGTGCTGGGTCTCACAGCCTCCCCAGGCACAGGTGGTGCCTCAAAGCTCGATGGGGCCAAGAACCACATCCTGCAG CTGTGTGCCAACTTGGACACGTGGCGCATCATGTCACCTCAGAGCCCCTGCTCCCTGCTACATGAGTACAACCAACAGCCTTGCAAACAGTATGACCTCTGCCACAGGCGCAGCCAG GATCCATTTGGGGACTTGCTAAAAAAGCTCATGGACCAAGTCCATGACCGCTTGGGGATGCCTCACCTGAGCCGGGACTTTGGGATGCAGACCTACGAGCAACAGGTGGTGGACTTGAGCCGGGATG CCGCAGAGGACGGGCTCCAGGAGCGGCGAGTGTACGCGCTTCACCTGCGGCGCTACAATGACGCGCTGCTCATACATGACACGGTCCGCGCCGTGGACTCCCTGGCCACGCTACAGGATTTCTACGACAGGGAACGTACCACTAAAACCCAAGTCTTGTATGCCGAACGCTGGCTGCTGGCACTGTTCAATG ATAACAAGAACGAACTGGCCCACTTAGCAACTCATGGCCCAGAGAATCCGAAACTGAAGGTGCTGGAAAGGATCCTGAAGGAGCAGTTTGGGAAACCTGACAGTCCCCAGGGTATCATCTTCACCCGCACCCGCCAGAGTGCTCACTCCCTCCTGCTCTGGCTCCAGCAGCAGCCAGGTCTGCAGATGGTGGACATCAGGGCCCAGCTGCTGATTGGGGCTGGGAACAGCAGCCAGAGAACCCATATGACCCAG AGAAACCAGCAAGAAGTAATCCAGAAGTTCCGGGCTGGCATCCTGAACCTTCTAGTGGCCACGAGTGTGGCAGAGGAAGGGCTGGACATCCCCCAGTGCAATGTTGTG GCAAGGGGCCGTGCCCGGGCCGGTCAGAGTGTGTACTCATTTGTAGCAGCTGAAGGCAGCCGGGAGCTACGGCGGGAGCTGACCAACGAGGAACTGGAGACCCTGATGGAGCAGGCAGTGGCTGCTGTGCAGAAGATGGACCAGGCCGAATACCAGGCCAAG ATCCAGGAGCTGCAGCGGGCAGCCCTTACCAAGCGGGCAGCCCAGGCGGCCCAGCGGGAGGCTCGGAGGCAGCAATTCCCAGCAGAGCACGTGCAGCTACTCTGCATCAACTGCATGGTGGCTGTGGGCTACGGGAGTGACCTGCGGAAGGTGGAGGGCGCCCACCACGTCAATGTGAACCCCAACTTCTC GATCTACTATACCGTCTCCCAGGAGCCTGTGGTCATCGACAGAGTCTTCAAGGACTGGAAGCCTGGGGGTGCCATTCACTGCAGGAACTGTGGGGAG gacTGGGGTCTACAGATGATCTACAAGACAGAGAAGCTACCAGTGCTCAGAGTCCGGAGCATGCTGCTGCACACCCCTAATGGGCGGATACAGGCCAAAAAGTGGTCCCGTGTGCCCTTCCCAGTTCCTGACTTCAACTTCCTGCAGTACTGTGCCCAGAACCTGTCAGACCTCTCTCTGCACTAA
- the DHX58 gene encoding ATP-dependent RNA helicase DHX58 isoform X3 has product MELRPYQWEVIMPALEGKNIIIWLPTGAGKTRAAAYVAKRHLETVDRAKVVVLVNRVHLVTQHGEEFSRMLDGRWTMVTLSGDMGSRAGFGHLARSHDLLICTAELLQMAMTSPEEEEHVELTAFSLLVVDECHHTHKDTVYNVILNRYLEHKLQRAPSLPQVLGLTASPGTGGASKLDGAKNHILQLCANLDTWRIMSPQSPCSLLHEYNQQPCKQYDLCHRRSQDPFGDLLKKLMDQVHDRLGMPHLSRDFGMQTYEQQVVDLSRDAAEDGLQERRVYALHLRRYNDALLIHDTVRAVDSLATLQDFYDRERTTKTQVLYAERWLLALFNDNKNELAHLATHGPENPKLKVLERILKEQFGKPDSPQGIIFTRTRQSAHSLLLWLQQQPGLQMVDIRAQLLIGAGNSSQRTHMTQRNQQEVIQKFRAGILNLLVATSVAEEGLDIPQCNVVVRYGLLTNEISMVQARGRARAGQSVYSFVAAEGSRELRRELTNEELETLMEQAVAAVQKMDQAEYQAKIQELQRAALTKRAAQAAQREARRQQFPAEHVQLLCINCMVAVGYGSDLRKVEGAHHVNVNPNFSIYYTVSQEPVVIDRVFKDWKPGGAIHCRNCGENSSLKREAQSEGRDLHPALSVPTPRTGVYR; this is encoded by the exons ATGGAGCTGCGACCCTACCAGTGGGAGGTAATCATGCCTGCCCTGGAGGGCAAGAATATCATCATATGGCTGCCCACGGGTGCTGGAAAGACCCGGGCAGCTGCTTACGTGGCCAAGAGGCATCTAGAGACTGTGGACAGAGCTAAGGTGGTTGTGTTGGTAAACAGG GTGCACCTGGTGACCCAGCATGGCGAAGAGTTCAGCCGCATGTTGGACGGACGCTGGACGATGGTAACCCTCAGTGGAGATATGGGGTCACGTGCTGGCTTTGGCCACCTGGCCCGGAGCCATGACCTGCTCATCTGCACAGCTGAGCTGCTGCAGATGGCAATGACCAGCCCTGAGGAGGAGGAGCACGTGGAGCTCACGG CTTTCTCCCTGCTCGTGGTAGATGAGTGTCACCACACTCATAAGGACACTGTCTATAATGTCATCCTGAACCGGTACCTAGAGCACAAACTCCAGAGGGCACCATCCCTACCTCAAGTGCTGGGTCTCACAGCCTCCCCAGGCACAGGTGGTGCCTCAAAGCTCGATGGGGCCAAGAACCACATCCTGCAG CTGTGTGCCAACTTGGACACGTGGCGCATCATGTCACCTCAGAGCCCCTGCTCCCTGCTACATGAGTACAACCAACAGCCTTGCAAACAGTATGACCTCTGCCACAGGCGCAGCCAG GATCCATTTGGGGACTTGCTAAAAAAGCTCATGGACCAAGTCCATGACCGCTTGGGGATGCCTCACCTGAGCCGGGACTTTGGGATGCAGACCTACGAGCAACAGGTGGTGGACTTGAGCCGGGATG CCGCAGAGGACGGGCTCCAGGAGCGGCGAGTGTACGCGCTTCACCTGCGGCGCTACAATGACGCGCTGCTCATACATGACACGGTCCGCGCCGTGGACTCCCTGGCCACGCTACAGGATTTCTACGACAGGGAACGTACCACTAAAACCCAAGTCTTGTATGCCGAACGCTGGCTGCTGGCACTGTTCAATG ATAACAAGAACGAACTGGCCCACTTAGCAACTCATGGCCCAGAGAATCCGAAACTGAAGGTGCTGGAAAGGATCCTGAAGGAGCAGTTTGGGAAACCTGACAGTCCCCAGGGTATCATCTTCACCCGCACCCGCCAGAGTGCTCACTCCCTCCTGCTCTGGCTCCAGCAGCAGCCAGGTCTGCAGATGGTGGACATCAGGGCCCAGCTGCTGATTGGGGCTGGGAACAGCAGCCAGAGAACCCATATGACCCAG AGAAACCAGCAAGAAGTAATCCAGAAGTTCCGGGCTGGCATCCTGAACCTTCTAGTGGCCACGAGTGTGGCAGAGGAAGGGCTGGACATCCCCCAGTGCAATGTTGTGGTGCGCTATGGGCTCCTGACCAATGAGATTTCCATGGTCCAG GCAAGGGGCCGTGCCCGGGCCGGTCAGAGTGTGTACTCATTTGTAGCAGCTGAAGGCAGCCGGGAGCTACGGCGGGAGCTGACCAACGAGGAACTGGAGACCCTGATGGAGCAGGCAGTGGCTGCTGTGCAGAAGATGGACCAGGCCGAATACCAGGCCAAG ATCCAGGAGCTGCAGCGGGCAGCCCTTACCAAGCGGGCAGCCCAGGCGGCCCAGCGGGAGGCTCGGAGGCAGCAATTCCCAGCAGAGCACGTGCAGCTACTCTGCATCAACTGCATGGTGGCTGTGGGCTACGGGAGTGACCTGCGGAAGGTGGAGGGCGCCCACCACGTCAATGTGAACCCCAACTTCTC GATCTACTATACCGTCTCCCAGGAGCCTGTGGTCATCGACAGAGTCTTCAAGGACTGGAAGCCTGGGGGTGCCATTCACTGCAGGAACTGTGGGGAG AATTCCAGTTTGAAGAGAGAAGCCCAATCTGAGGGTAGAGACCTACACCCTGccctctctgtccccacccccaggacTGGGGTCTACAGATGA
- the KAT2A gene encoding histone acetyltransferase KAT2A: MAEPSQAPTPATQPRPLQSPAPAPTPTPAPSPASVPAPAPTPAPLPAPAAAPAGSTGTGVSGVGSGGTGSGGDPARPGLSQQQRASQRKAQVRGLPRAKKLEKLGVFSACKTNETCKCNGWKNPKPPTAPRMDLQQPAANLSELCRSCEHPLADHVSHLENVSEDEINRLLGMVVDVENLFMSVHKEEDTDTKQVYFYLFKLLRKCILQMTRPVVEGSLGSPPFEKPNIEQGVLNFVQYKFSHLAPRERQTMFELSKMFLLCLNYWKLETPAQFRQRSQAEDVATYKVNYTRWLCYCHVPQSCDSLPRYETTHVFGRSLLRSIFTVTRRQLLEKFRVEKDKLVPEKRTLILTHFPKFLSMLEEEIYGANSPIWESGFTMPPSEGTQLVPRPATVSATVVSSAPIFSPTMGGSSTSSLSLDSSGAEPMPGEKRKLPENLTLEDAKRLRVMGDIPMELVNEVMLTITDPAAMLGPETSLLSANAARDETARLEERRGIIEFHVIGNSLTPKANRRVLLWLVGLQNVFSHQLPRMPKEYIARLVFDPKHKTLALIKDGRVIGGICFRMFPTQGFTEIVFCAVTSNEQVKGYGTHLMNHLKEYHIKHNILYFLTYADEYAIGYFKKQGFSKDIKVPKSRYLGYIKDYEGATLMECELNPRIPYTELSHIIKKQKEIIKKLIERKQAQIRKVYPGLSCFKEGVRQIPVESVPGIRETGWKPLGKEKGKELKDPDQLYTTLKNLLAQIKSHPSAWPFMEPVKKSEAPDYYEVIRFPIDLKTMTERLRSRYYVTRKLFVADLQRVIANCREYNPPDSEYCRCASALEKFFYFKLKEGGLIDK; this comes from the exons ATGGCGGAACCTTCCCAGGCCCCGACCCCGGCCACACAGCCCCGGCCCCTTcagtccccagcccctgccccaacTCCGACTCCTGCGCCCAGTCCGGCTTCAGTCCCGGCTCCAGCTCCCACTCCGGCCCCACTACCCGCCCCAGCTGCAGCTCCAGCTGGGAGCACAGGGACTGGGGTGTCCGGGGTAGGAAGTGGGGGGACCGGGAGCGGGGGGGATCCGGCTcgacctggcctgagccagcagCAACGCGCCAGCCAAAGGAAGGCGCAAGTCCGGGGGCTGCCGCGCGCCAAGAAGCTTGAGAAGCTAGGGGTCTTCTCGGCTTGCAAG ACCAATGAAACCTGTAAGTGTAATGGCTGGAAAAACCCCAAGCCCCCCACAGCACCCCGCATGGATCTGCAGCAGCCAGCTGCCAACCTGAGCGAGTTGTGCCGCAGTTGTGAGCACCCCTTGG CTGACCATGTGTCCCACTTGGAGAATGTATCAGAGGATGAGATTAACCGGCTGCTGGGGATGGTGGTGGATGTGGAGAATTTGTTCATGTCTGTTCACAAGGAGGAGGACACAGACACCAAACAGGTCTATTTCTACCTCTTCAAG CTCCTGCGGAAATGCATCCTGCAGATGACCCGGCCCGTGGTGGAGGGGTCCCTGGGCAGCCCTCCATTTGAGAAGCCTAATATTGAGCAG GGTGTGCTGAACTTTGTGCAGTACAAGTTTAGTCATCTGGCTCCCCGGGAGCGACAAACGATGTTTGAGCTGTCAAAGATGTTCCTGCTCTGTCTTAACTACTGGAAGCTTGAAACACCTGCCCAATTTCGGCAGAGGTCTCAGGCTGAGGATGTGGCTACCTACAAGGTCAATTACACCAG ATGGCTGTGTTATTGCCATGTGCCCCAGAGCTGTGACAGCCTTCCCCGCTACGAAACCACTCATGTATTTGGACGAAGCCTTCTCCGATCCATCTTCACTGTTACCCGTCGGCAGCTGCTGGAAAAGTTCCGAGTGGAGAAGGACAAGCTGGTACCTGAGAAGAGGACCCTCATTCTCACTCATTTCCCCAA ATTTCTGTCTATGCTGGAGGAGGAGATCTATGGGGCAAACTCTCCAATCTGGGAGTCAGGCTTCACCATGCCACCCTCAGAGGGGACACAGCTGGTGCCCCGGCCGG CCACGGTCAGTGCTACGGTTGTTTCCAGTGCCCCCATCTTCAGCCCCACCATGGGTGGCAGCAGCACCAGCTCCCTGAGTCTGGATTCTTCAGGGGCCGAGCCCATGCCAG GTGAGAAGAGGAAGCTCCCAGAGAACCTGACCCTGGAGGATGCTAAGCGGCTCCGTGTCATGGGTGACATCCCCATGGAGCTGGTCAATGAGGTCATGCTGACCATCACTGACCCTGCTGCCATGCTGGGGCCTGAG ACAAGCTTGCTGTCAGCCAATGCAGCCCGGGATGAGACAGCCCGCCTGGAGGAACGCCGAGGCATCATTGAGTTCCATGTCATCGGCAACTCACTGACACCCAAGGCCAACCGGCGGGTGTTGCTGTGGCTCGTGGGGCTGCAGAATGTCTTCTCCCACCAGCTGCCACGCATGCCCAAGGAGTATATTGCCCGCCTCGTCTTTGACCC GAAGCACAAGACTCTGGCATTGATCAAGGATGGGCGGGTCATTGGTGGGATCTGCTTCCGCATGTTCCCCACCCAGGGCTTCACGGAGATTGTCTTCTGTGCTGTCACCTCAAATGAGCAGGTCAAG GGTTATGGGACCCACCTGATGAACCACCTGAAGGAGTATCACATCAAACACAACATTCTCTACTTCCTCACCTATGCTGACGAGTATGCCATCGGCTACTTCAAAAAGCAG GGCTTCTCCAAGGACATCAAGGTCCCCAAGAGCCGCTACCTGGGCTACATCAAGGACTATGAGGGAGCAACACTGATGGAGTGTGAGCTGAACCCCCGGATCCCCTACACGGAGCTGTCCCACATCATCAAGAAGCAGAAGGAG ATCATCAAGAAGTTGATTGAGCGCAAACAGGCTCAGATTCGCAAGGTCTACCCAGGGCTCAGCTGCTTCAAGGAGGGTGTGAGGCAGATCCCTGTGGAGAGTGTCCCTGGCATTC GAGAGACAGGCTGGAAGCCactggggaaggagaaggg GAAGGAGCTGAAGGACCCTGACCAGCTCTACACAACACTCAAAAACTTGCTGGCCCAGATTAAG TCGCACCCCAGTGCCTGGCCTTTCATGGAACCTGTGAAGAAGTCAGAGGCGCCTGACTACTACGAGGTCATCCGCTTCCCCATTG ACCTGAAGACGATGACGGAGCGGCTGCGCAGCCGCTACTACGTGACCCGGAAGCTCTTTGTGGCTGACCTGCAACGGGTTATTGCCAACTGCCGGGAGTACAACCCACCAGACAGCGAGTACTGCCGCTGCGCCAGTGCCCTGGAGAAGTTCTTCTACTTTAAGCTCAAGGAGGGAGGGCTCATTGACAAGTAG
- the RAB5C gene encoding ras-related protein Rab-5C yields MAGRGGTARPNGPAAGNKICQFKLVLLGESAVGKSSLVLRFVKGQFHEYQESTIGAAFLTQTVCLDDTTVKFEIWDTAGQERYHSLAPMYYRGAQAAIVVYDITNTDTFARAKNWVKELQRQASPNIVIALAGNKADLASKRAVEFQEAQAYADDNSLLFMETSAKTAMNVNEIFMAIAKKLPKNEPQNAAGAPGRNRGVDLQENNPASRSQCCSN; encoded by the exons ATGGCGGGTCGGGGAGGCACAGCACGACCCAACGGGCCAGCTGCTGGGAACAAGATCTGTCAGTTTAAGCTGGTTCTGCTGGGGGAGTCTGCGGTGGGCAAGTCCAGCCTCGTCCTCCGCTTTGTCAAGGGACAATTCCACGAGTACCAGGAGAGCACAATTGGAG CGGCCTTCCTCACACAGACTGTCTGCTTGGATGACACAACAGTCAAGTTTGAGATCTGGGACACAGCTGGACAGGAGCGGTATCACAGCCTGGCCCCCATGTACTATCGGGGGGCCCAAGCTGCCATCGTGGTGTATGACATCACCAACACA GATACATTTGCACGGGCCAAGAACTGGGTGAAGGAGTTACAAAGGCAGGCCAGTCCCAACATCGTCATTGCACTTGCGGGTAACAAGGCGGATCTGGCCAGCAAGAGAGCCGTGGAATTCCAG GAAGCACAAGCCTATGCAGACGACAACAGTTTGTTGTTCATGGAGACATCAGCAAAGACTGCAATGAATGTGAATGAAATTTTCATGGCAATAG CTAAAAAGCTTCCCAAGAATGAGCCCCAGAATGCAGCTGGCGCTCCAGGCCGAAACCGAGGTGTGGACCTCCAAGAGAATAACCCAGCCAGCAGGAGCCAGTGCTGCAGCAACTGA
- the DHX58 gene encoding ATP-dependent RNA helicase DHX58 isoform X1 produces MELRPYQWEVIMPALEGKNIIIWLPTGAGKTRAAAYVAKRHLETVDRAKVVVLVNRVHLVTQHGEEFSRMLDGRWTMVTLSGDMGSRAGFGHLARSHDLLICTAELLQMAMTSPEEEEHVELTAFSLLVVDECHHTHKDTVYNVILNRYLEHKLQRAPSLPQVLGLTASPGTGGASKLDGAKNHILQLCANLDTWRIMSPQSPCSLLHEYNQQPCKQYDLCHRRSQDPFGDLLKKLMDQVHDRLGMPHLSRDFGMQTYEQQVVDLSRDAAEDGLQERRVYALHLRRYNDALLIHDTVRAVDSLATLQDFYDRERTTKTQVLYAERWLLALFNDNKNELAHLATHGPENPKLKVLERILKEQFGKPDSPQGIIFTRTRQSAHSLLLWLQQQPGLQMVDIRAQLLIGAGNSSQRTHMTQRNQQEVIQKFRAGILNLLVATSVAEEGLDIPQCNVVVRYGLLTNEISMVQARGRARAGQSVYSFVAAEGSRELRRELTNEELETLMEQAVAAVQKMDQAEYQAKIQELQRAALTKRAAQAAQREARRQQFPAEHVQLLCINCMVAVGYGSDLRKVEGAHHVNVNPNFSIYYTVSQEPVVIDRVFKDWKPGGAIHCRNCGEDWGLQMIYKTEKLPVLRVRSMLLHTPNGRIQAKKWSRVPFPVPDFNFLQYCAQNLSDLSLH; encoded by the exons ATGGAGCTGCGACCCTACCAGTGGGAGGTAATCATGCCTGCCCTGGAGGGCAAGAATATCATCATATGGCTGCCCACGGGTGCTGGAAAGACCCGGGCAGCTGCTTACGTGGCCAAGAGGCATCTAGAGACTGTGGACAGAGCTAAGGTGGTTGTGTTGGTAAACAGG GTGCACCTGGTGACCCAGCATGGCGAAGAGTTCAGCCGCATGTTGGACGGACGCTGGACGATGGTAACCCTCAGTGGAGATATGGGGTCACGTGCTGGCTTTGGCCACCTGGCCCGGAGCCATGACCTGCTCATCTGCACAGCTGAGCTGCTGCAGATGGCAATGACCAGCCCTGAGGAGGAGGAGCACGTGGAGCTCACGG CTTTCTCCCTGCTCGTGGTAGATGAGTGTCACCACACTCATAAGGACACTGTCTATAATGTCATCCTGAACCGGTACCTAGAGCACAAACTCCAGAGGGCACCATCCCTACCTCAAGTGCTGGGTCTCACAGCCTCCCCAGGCACAGGTGGTGCCTCAAAGCTCGATGGGGCCAAGAACCACATCCTGCAG CTGTGTGCCAACTTGGACACGTGGCGCATCATGTCACCTCAGAGCCCCTGCTCCCTGCTACATGAGTACAACCAACAGCCTTGCAAACAGTATGACCTCTGCCACAGGCGCAGCCAG GATCCATTTGGGGACTTGCTAAAAAAGCTCATGGACCAAGTCCATGACCGCTTGGGGATGCCTCACCTGAGCCGGGACTTTGGGATGCAGACCTACGAGCAACAGGTGGTGGACTTGAGCCGGGATG CCGCAGAGGACGGGCTCCAGGAGCGGCGAGTGTACGCGCTTCACCTGCGGCGCTACAATGACGCGCTGCTCATACATGACACGGTCCGCGCCGTGGACTCCCTGGCCACGCTACAGGATTTCTACGACAGGGAACGTACCACTAAAACCCAAGTCTTGTATGCCGAACGCTGGCTGCTGGCACTGTTCAATG ATAACAAGAACGAACTGGCCCACTTAGCAACTCATGGCCCAGAGAATCCGAAACTGAAGGTGCTGGAAAGGATCCTGAAGGAGCAGTTTGGGAAACCTGACAGTCCCCAGGGTATCATCTTCACCCGCACCCGCCAGAGTGCTCACTCCCTCCTGCTCTGGCTCCAGCAGCAGCCAGGTCTGCAGATGGTGGACATCAGGGCCCAGCTGCTGATTGGGGCTGGGAACAGCAGCCAGAGAACCCATATGACCCAG AGAAACCAGCAAGAAGTAATCCAGAAGTTCCGGGCTGGCATCCTGAACCTTCTAGTGGCCACGAGTGTGGCAGAGGAAGGGCTGGACATCCCCCAGTGCAATGTTGTGGTGCGCTATGGGCTCCTGACCAATGAGATTTCCATGGTCCAG GCAAGGGGCCGTGCCCGGGCCGGTCAGAGTGTGTACTCATTTGTAGCAGCTGAAGGCAGCCGGGAGCTACGGCGGGAGCTGACCAACGAGGAACTGGAGACCCTGATGGAGCAGGCAGTGGCTGCTGTGCAGAAGATGGACCAGGCCGAATACCAGGCCAAG ATCCAGGAGCTGCAGCGGGCAGCCCTTACCAAGCGGGCAGCCCAGGCGGCCCAGCGGGAGGCTCGGAGGCAGCAATTCCCAGCAGAGCACGTGCAGCTACTCTGCATCAACTGCATGGTGGCTGTGGGCTACGGGAGTGACCTGCGGAAGGTGGAGGGCGCCCACCACGTCAATGTGAACCCCAACTTCTC GATCTACTATACCGTCTCCCAGGAGCCTGTGGTCATCGACAGAGTCTTCAAGGACTGGAAGCCTGGGGGTGCCATTCACTGCAGGAACTGTGGGGAG gacTGGGGTCTACAGATGATCTACAAGACAGAGAAGCTACCAGTGCTCAGAGTCCGGAGCATGCTGCTGCACACCCCTAATGGGCGGATACAGGCCAAAAAGTGGTCCCGTGTGCCCTTCCCAGTTCCTGACTTCAACTTCCTGCAGTACTGTGCCCAGAACCTGTCAGACCTCTCTCTGCACTAA
- the HSPB9 gene encoding heat shock protein beta-9 codes for MQQVGSSLSNENRVASRRPSVALAERSQVATLPVRLLKDDSAAPQGNHHAPNGFQVKMDAHGFAPEELMVRVDGQRLIMTGERQIEASDPKRGSYRMSQKVHRQMRLPRDMDPTAMICSLTPSGQLWVRGQHEALPLPEASTEQQL; via the coding sequence ATGCAGCAGGTCGGTAGCAGTTTATCCAACGAGAACCGGGTGGCATCCCGGCGTCCCAGCGTGGCCCTCGCTGAACGGAGCCAGGTGGCCACGCTGCCAGTGCGACTGCTCAAGGATGATTCAGCAGCCCCGCAGGGCAACCACCATGCCCCAAACGGTTTCCAAGTTAAGATGGACGCCCATGGCTTCGCCCCCGAGGAGCTGATGGTGCGGGTGGACGGCCAACGCCTGATAATGACCGGCGAGCGGCAAATAGAGGCCAGCGACCCGAAAAGGGGTAGTTACCGCATGTCACAGAAGGTGCACCGACAAATGCGCCTCCCGCGGGACATGGATCCCACTGCCATGATCTGCAGCCTGACCCCCTCCGGCCAGCTATGGGTCAGAGGCCAGCATGAGGCACTGCCTCTCCCGGAAGCCTCAACAGAACAGCAGCTCTAA